The Sulfurihydrogenibium azorense Az-Fu1 genome contains the following window.
TGATGAGAAAGCTGTTTGTATATATCTTTCAAAAAGATTTGAAAGTGTAATAGCAGTAAAAAAAACAGATATAAAACCTCTTATAAAAGTACTTCCTTTAAGATCATCAGAAAATGAAGACCTAACTGTATCTTTAGTTTTATCCGAAATATCAAATCTATTACCAGAGTATGATAGATTAGTAAAAAGATATGCAGAAAAGTTTAAAATTAACTTAGAAAAAAACTATTTAAATGAATATTTAGAACTTTCTTATGGTCTTGAACCTATCTTTAACATTATAGGAAAGATCCTTAATATAGGTAACTTGGATACGATAGAAAGCAATGCTTTAGATTTTAAAATTTCAAGAGGGCTTATGGTAGATTTTGTAATTAGAGAAGATAAGGGGTCTTTCTATATAGACTGGCAAAAGGCATTGGCTAGTTTAATGTCTTATAGATTAGCAGGAGATAACGAAAAAATAATCTCTTTTTCAATGATAGAAAGTTTTTCAGAATTTATAGAAAATCAAGTAAGTAAGATATCTACTAAGTTTAACACCAATAATGTAGTTATTACAGGAGACTTCTTAAGTAATACAGTTTTGACAGGTAGAATTTTAAAACACCTTAGTAGATACAATGTATTTACAAATACATTGCTTCCTGTTAGTCATGAAAATTTTGTTTTAGGTGGAATGTTTATTGATTAAGAGGGCTGTTATAAAACTTACTGGAGCTGTTCAAGGAGTAGGTTTTAGACCTTTTGTTTACAACTTGGCTAAAAGGTATGGATTAAGGGGGTTTATACTGAATGACGGTAAAGGTGTAATTATTGAGGTAGAAGGAGAGGAAAAGGTTATAAAAGATTTTATTCTCTCTATACATAATGAAAAACCAAGACTTGCCAACATATTCTCCCAATCTGTAGAATTTTTTGAAGAATTAAAAAATTACGAAAACTTTAAAATTTTAGAAAGTAATTCTAATACTGAAAAAAACGTTTTTATACTTCCAGATATATCCACGTGTGATGAATGTTTAAGAGAATTGTACGACCCATCAGATAGAAGATACATGTATCCTTTTATAAACTGTACAAACTGTGGTCCCAGATTTTCAATTATAGAAAAGCTCCCTTATGATAGAGAAAACACCACAATGAAAAAGTTTAAAATGTGTCCTGAATGTGAAAAAGAGTACACAGACCCATCAAATAGAAGGTTTCACGCTCAACCAAATGCCTGTCCTGTGTGCGGTCCTGAAATTTCCCTTTATACAAAGGATAAGCAACTTATAGCAAAGTCGTTAGAGGCTATAGAAATACTAAGAAGTTTAATCCTTGAAGGGAAAATAGTTGCAGTTAAAGGTATAGGCGGATTCCATCTCGTGTGTGATGCTACAGATGACACAGCTGTCTCTACATTGAGAGAAAGAAAAAAAAGATTTGAAAAACCATTTGCAGTAATGTTTAAAGATTTAGAAACTGTAAAAGTATACGGAGATCCTTCTAATTTTGATGAAATTTTAATAAATTCTGCAGAAAAACCGATAGTCTTAATAAAAAAGAAAGAAAATACTGATTTATCAGAGAAAGTTGCTCCTGGTATAGATAGAATAGGTGTTTTTTTACCTTACTCTCCCCTCCATCATCTACTTTTAAAAATCGTAGGTAAGCCTCTTGTAATGACTTCTGCAAATCTTTCTGATGAACCTATTGTAAAAGATAACGAAGAAGCCTTTGAGAAACTTTCAGATTTTACGGACTACATTCTTATTCACAACAGAGAGATAAAAAACAGAGTAGATGATTCTGTAGTTTTTTCCGTTAAAGATAAAATGTTTTTTATACGTAGGAGTAGAGGATACGCACCCCTTCCAGTTAAATTGCCCTTTAGACTTAAAAATAAAGTTTTAGCAGTAGGAGGACACCAAAAAGTAACTATAGCCTTAGGAATAGATGATAAAGCCTATATATCCCAACATATAGGTGACTTAGAAACATTATCTTCTCAGCAAAATTTTGAAGAGGTTATAAGTAGATTCTTTGAGTTGTACGATTTTTTCCCCGGTGTTGTAGTGTCGGACTTACATCCTTTTTACTACTCGACAAAATGGGCAAAAGAATTTACATCTAAACACAATTTAAAGCTACTACAAGTTCAACACCATTATGCCCATGCTTTATCTCTCATGGTTGATAACCATTTTCAAAATGGGAAAATACTTGCTATTTGTTGGGATGGGACAGGATACGGGACTGATGGCAACCTCTGGGGAGGAGAGTTCTTGGTCTGTGATTACACAGGGTTTAATAGAGTATTTCATTTTGACTACTTCAAACTGTTAGGTGGAGAGATAGCAGTAAAAGAACCACGAAGAGTAGCACTATCAATCCTGTTTAAAATTTTTGGAAAAGATGCTTTAAGTTTAAAACTACCACCCTTAAAAGAATTTTCTGAAAAACAGATAGAAAGCTTTTACACTATATGGGAAAAAGGATTAAAAAGCCCATTATCTTCCTCTGTTGGAAGACTTTTTGATGCTGTGGCATCATTGTTAAATATACGCCAGACTTTGTCTTACGAAGGACAGACTGGTATGATAATGGAAAAGTTTTACGATTATACTGTAAAAGACCATTACTCATACGAAATAGAGAACGGATTAATAAATTACGATAGTACTTTTGTAGATTTAATATACGACAAAAGTGAAGTACCTATAAAAGTTTCAAGATTTATAAATACACTTATCAAGATTATTTTAGATGTTTCAAAAGAGTTTGACCTGCCAGTAGGATTTTCAGGGGGAGTTTTTCAAAATAAAGTTTTGTTAAATCTTTTGATGGAAGAAGATATTAAGAAGAAATTTCTCTATCATAAAAACGTACCTCCTAACGATGGAGGAATATCTTTAGGTCAAGTTATACATAATCAATTCTTATAATTACTTTTAGAGATAAATGAAACGATTTGAGATTTGGATAAAAGAGTGTTTGCAATTTCGTTTTTCTCTTTTAAGTTAGCTAAAAATAAAATACAGGTGATAAAAACGAAAATCCCTAAAACGCCACCTAAAACTCTATCTCCTAACTTAACATACTTTTTCTTGTAAATAAATCTTTTTAACATTTTTTCAATTATTAAACTAAAGCCTACTACAGCAAGGATAATCAGTAAAAATGATAGAAAGTTTACTACAGATGAACTTGCAGAAAAAATTGAAGAAAGTATACTACTAAAAGGTTTGTAAAAAGCAATACCTATAAAGATACCGCTAAAAAATCCAACAAATTTAAAAACAAGGTTTAAAAATCCTCTGTAAATGCCAAGTAGTAGAAAGTATAAAAAAGCTAAAACAAGTATAAAGTCGAGCATAATTATTTTTCGCAATTAACTTAACTTTTCTTTAACTATTTTACTTACGACAGCTCCTTCAGCTCTTCCTTTAACTTTTTCCATCACAGCTTTAATAACTTTTCCCATATCTTTAACAGAAGTTACACCAACTTCTTTGATTGTTTCCTCAACTATTTTACTGATTTCTTCTTCTGAAAGAGGTTGAGGTAAAAACTCTTGTACTACTTCTATCTCTTTAAGTTCTTTATTTGCTAAATCTTCTCTCCCAGCTTGTAAGTACTGTTGGTAAGCTTCTTTTCTTTGTTTTACGTACTTTTGAAGAATTGAGACAATCTCTTCATCAGAAAGTTCTTTTTTTGAATCTATCTGAACTTTTTTGATTTCAGAGATTAACATTCGGATAGTAGATAATCTATCTTTATCGCCACTTTTCATTGCGGCTTTCATCTCTTCTTGGAGCTTCTTGAAAAGTTCAGCCATTTATAGCAACCCTTTTTTCTTTAGTGCCTTTATTAATCTTTTTCTTGCAGCTCTTTCTTTTCTTTTTCTTTTAACAGATGGTTTTTCGTAAAACTCCTTTCTTTTATACTCTGTTAAAATACCTTCTTTTTCAACTATCTTTTTAAACTTCTTTAATGCTTTTTCAAAATCTCCTTCTACTAAAACCGTCGCCATTAACCTTTATACCTCCTAAAATGTAATTAATACAAAATATTTTAACCTTTTTAAAAACAAATTGCAACACAAATATTAAAATGATAAAATTTTTTAACAAAAATCAGGAGGAAGTGTATGGCTATAGTTTACTTTGAAAATAAATTTGTAGAAGAAGAAGAGGCAAAGATTAGTATCAAAACAAACTCTTTTCACTATGGAACAGCTGTATTTGAAGGAATAAGAGCTTACTACAACAAAGAAAATGATACCATGTACGGTCTATTTTTTAAAGAGCATTACGAAAGACTTTTTAAAAATATGAGAATACTAAATATGGAGATTGAAGAAAGTATAGACCAGTTAGTAGAGATAACTAAGGAGTTAGTAAAAAGAAATAACCATAAAGAAGATGTTTATATCAGACCAATCGTTTACTTTTCAGACCTTGCAATAGGTCCAAAGTTAATCGGTTATACTGCAAAGATTGCTATATACACACTTCCACTTGGAGATTACATAGACACAAACAAAGGTATTAAAGCAAAAGTCTCATCTTGGGTTAGACTTAACGATAATATGATTCCACCAAGGTTAAAAGTTACAGGTGCTTACGTAAACAGTGCTCTTGCAAAAACAGAAGCTTTACTATCAGGTGCAGAGGAAGCTATTGTATTGAATAAAGATGGTTTTGTATCTGAAGGAAGTGCAGAAAATATATTTATAGCAAGGGATGGAAAACTTATAACTCCTCCTGTTAGCGATGATATTCTTGAAGGTATAACAAGAAAAGCTGTTATGGACATTGCAACTGATTTAGGAATACCTGTAATAGAGAGAAGTATTTCAAGAACTGAGCTTTACGTAGCAGATGAGGTATTCTTCTGTGGGACAGGAGCTCAAATATCACCAGTTATAGAGATAGACGGTAGAAAAATAGGTAACGGCACTGTAGGAGATATAACCAAAAAGATAAAAGATATTTACTTTGACGCAGTAAGAGGAAAAGTAGAAAAATATAAAAATTGGGTCGTTGAGATAAAGTGAATAACGTTTTAGAGGGTTTAGAAAATATATTAAAATTTAAAGAAGTTAGAAGAGGTATCTATTACAGTGATATAGGATATGGAGAAAAATTCACAACTATCTCCATGCCTGTATCAAATCCAGATAGTCTTATTGAATATTCCTCCTTGCAACTTCTTAAAGAGATGATAAATAGATTTTTTAACGTTAGAATGCCTAAAGGATTTAGGATAAGAGTATTTATATACTCTGAAAAGGAAAAAGATTTCTTTGTTGACTTTTATAACTCTTCTTTAGATTTAGATGATATTCTTTACAATATCGATTTAGAAAATGCTGGTTCTGGATACAACTGTATAGGGTTATATAACTTTTTACAAGAAGATTTTAAAAAAGTTGTAAATTCTTCGAAAAGTTCAGGTGTAGATGTAATTATAAGAAATATTAAGACCGAGTATAAACCAAATGTAAAAACTATACTCTTTCTAAAAGATGATAGTTATATACTCACAGATAAGATGGATAAAGTTTACTATACTCCTTACTTGATAAATAAACCTTTAGCATTTTTAATGGATTTTATAAATAGAATATGATATACAAATTAAATTTAGCTTTAAAAATAATAATATCCCTAACTTTAGCTGGATATGTTTATCTTTTTGATTACGATTATAAATACCCCCTTTTATCTTTGATTTTAGCATATGTTGTAGGATCTTTCTTACTGAGTCCACTTTTACAACATAAGTTTTGGAAATTTTTCGTTTATACTTTAGACCTTGTTATGCTTACCTACTTTTCTTATGCAACAGGAAATGCTTATTTCTCACTGTTTTACTATATTCTCTTAATTCCTGAGAACAACATAAAAGGAAGTTTTTTCCTAAGTTTATTATCTATACCCGTTGTGGCTTATAATTTCTACCAAACAAACTTTTACGATTTTTTCTATCTATCCTTTGTTGTCGGATTAAATTTGTTTCTCTTGAAAAATATTTATTTTTATAAAGGTTTAAATAAGTTAATTCAAGAGAAAACTTCTATCGCTCAGGAAAATTATTTAGAGTATTTAAGATGTAAAACTAAATCAGAGTTTTATAAGAAATACTATGAAGTTTCTACAACTTTAAGACTTTTTAAAAAAGGTAAGATTTCTCCAGAGTTTTTCGGTAGCTTCTTATACAATATATTAAATGCAGATGGTGTTGTTTTATACAATAAAGAAGATAAAGAATGTTATAAGTACGGCTGTGATATTGACTGTAGTATTATAGAAGAAAGACTTTGTGAAGACAGACTTTATATAAACGAAGAGATAAATAAAATACTTGGTTTTAGATACATTTTTAGTAAAAAGTTTGATAATTTTCGTTTACTTGTAATGTACAAAGAGTTTCTCCTTGAAGAAGATGAAATAATTAACCTTATGATGCAATAAGTTTATCTTTTAGAAAATCAACTATTAATTTAAACTTTCTATCTTTATTCATTGTCTCTTCTACTTTATTACAAGCACTGATGATAGTTGAGTGGTTTTTCTTTTTAAAGTATGTGGACAGTGAAGATAAAGGTTCTTCTGTTAGTGTTTTTGATAGATACATAGCTATCTGTCTTGCCATAACAAGATTTTTGTTTTTTTTATCACTGAGTAAGTCTTTTTTATCAATTTTAAAGTAGCTGCAAACTTCATCTATAATACTATCCACAGAAATAGATTTAATCTCTTGAAGTTCTACAACATCTTTTAAAACTGTTTTTGCCACTTCAAGGTTTAGTGGTTTACCCATTATATCACAGTATGCTTTCAATCTTTTAACAGCTCCTTCAAGTTCCCTAACACTTGAATTGACTATCTTACCTAAGAAGATAGCAACTTCTCTAGGTATTTCTATGCCGTACTCACTGGCTTTTTTATTTATTATATTCACTTTTGTTTCTAAATCTGGCTTTGTTATTTCTACAATTAAGCCACTGTTAAACCTACTTATTAATCTTTTTTCTATACCTTTAAGGCTATTTGGCGGTTGGTCTGATGATAGTATAATCTGTTTTCCTGCGGTGTAGAGTATGTTAAATATGTGATAGAACTCTATCTGAGTTCTTTCTTTACCAACTAAGAATTGAATATCGTCCATTAGTAGTAAATCTACGTCCTTGTATCTCTTTCTAAACTCTAAAATCATTCCTTTTTGAATGTAAGAAAACATCTCAGATGCAAAAGTGTCTGCTGTTGTGTATATTATCTTTGCGTTTTGATTTCTTTTTAGTAGATGGTACGCAGTAGCATGTAACATATGAGTTTTTCCAAGACCAACGTCTCCATAAATAAAAAGTGGGTTAAATATTTTTCCAGGATTTTCTGCTACAGCTATACATGACTGGTATGCTACTTTGTTGTGATTACCTATAACTAAGTTTTTAAATGTGAATTTTGGATTTAAAGTTAAGTATCCGTAGAAGTTTTCATCCTCTCGTTTTTGTTCTTCTTTTTTTATCTCTTTTAATGAAATAACTTGTATATTAACGTCTTGTCCTATAACTTTTTTGGCGGATAAAGTTATATCCTCTAATAAATCTGCTAAAATCCAAGTTTTGTATACATTGTCTGGAGTATATATATATAAGCTGTTTTCTTTGAGTTCTACATAGTCTAATCCGGAAAGTAGTGAATATGTGTTTTCATCTACTTTCTCTTTTAAATCGGCAAGGACATTCATCCATATTTTGTTTTTAAAGATTTCCTTGCTTTCCATTTTATCCCTTTTAATTTATTTTTGGGGTTTAAATTATATTAAAAATTTTTAATTGATAATAGTAAAAATTTTTTGACAATAGAAAATTTTGTGGTAAAATTAATTAATTACACAAAAAACATCTTAATATCAATGACTTATATAATATAGTTGATCTTTAGATATTCTTTTAGTTCTTGCCTTCTCTCTGTAATTACAAATACTTCCTGAACTGTTGAACCTTTCTTCATGAGTAGTTTTGCACCTGTTTCTGTGTCGTACTGGTAAGTTATTATCTTTTTACCACTTTGTGCTTTTGGGCTTGTGTATATTCTACCTGGAATTGCTGATTTTATAAGACCCTCTTCAACGAGGGTCTGTAGGTCTTTTTCAAAATCTTCTATTATTGAATGTTCTCTTTTAATACC
Protein-coding sequences here:
- a CDS encoding CvpA family protein; translated protein: MLDFILVLAFLYFLLLGIYRGFLNLVFKFVGFFSGIFIGIAFYKPFSSILSSIFSASSSVVNFLSFLLIILAVVGFSLIIEKMLKRFIYKKKYVKLGDRVLGGVLGIFVFITCILFLANLKEKNEIANTLLSKSQIVSFISKSNYKN
- the dnaA gene encoding chromosomal replication initiator protein DnaA: MESKEIFKNKIWMNVLADLKEKVDENTYSLLSGLDYVELKENSLYIYTPDNVYKTWILADLLEDITLSAKKVIGQDVNIQVISLKEIKKEEQKREDENFYGYLTLNPKFTFKNLVIGNHNKVAYQSCIAVAENPGKIFNPLFIYGDVGLGKTHMLHATAYHLLKRNQNAKIIYTTADTFASEMFSYIQKGMILEFRKRYKDVDLLLMDDIQFLVGKERTQIEFYHIFNILYTAGKQIILSSDQPPNSLKGIEKRLISRFNSGLIVEITKPDLETKVNIINKKASEYGIEIPREVAIFLGKIVNSSVRELEGAVKRLKAYCDIMGKPLNLEVAKTVLKDVVELQEIKSISVDSIIDEVCSYFKIDKKDLLSDKKNKNLVMARQIAMYLSKTLTEEPLSSLSTYFKKKNHSTIISACNKVEETMNKDRKFKLIVDFLKDKLIAS
- the rpsU gene encoding 30S ribosomal protein S21, with protein sequence MATVLVEGDFEKALKKFKKIVEKEGILTEYKRKEFYEKPSVKRKRKERAARKRLIKALKKKGLL
- the hypF gene encoding carbamoyltransferase HypF, with the translated sequence MIKRAVIKLTGAVQGVGFRPFVYNLAKRYGLRGFILNDGKGVIIEVEGEEKVIKDFILSIHNEKPRLANIFSQSVEFFEELKNYENFKILESNSNTEKNVFILPDISTCDECLRELYDPSDRRYMYPFINCTNCGPRFSIIEKLPYDRENTTMKKFKMCPECEKEYTDPSNRRFHAQPNACPVCGPEISLYTKDKQLIAKSLEAIEILRSLILEGKIVAVKGIGGFHLVCDATDDTAVSTLRERKKRFEKPFAVMFKDLETVKVYGDPSNFDEILINSAEKPIVLIKKKENTDLSEKVAPGIDRIGVFLPYSPLHHLLLKIVGKPLVMTSANLSDEPIVKDNEEAFEKLSDFTDYILIHNREIKNRVDDSVVFSVKDKMFFIRRSRGYAPLPVKLPFRLKNKVLAVGGHQKVTIALGIDDKAYISQHIGDLETLSSQQNFEEVISRFFELYDFFPGVVVSDLHPFYYSTKWAKEFTSKHNLKLLQVQHHYAHALSLMVDNHFQNGKILAICWDGTGYGTDGNLWGGEFLVCDYTGFNRVFHFDYFKLLGGEIAVKEPRRVALSILFKIFGKDALSLKLPPLKEFSEKQIESFYTIWEKGLKSPLSSSVGRLFDAVASLLNIRQTLSYEGQTGMIMEKFYDYTVKDHYSYEIENGLINYDSTFVDLIYDKSEVPIKVSRFINTLIKIILDVSKEFDLPVGFSGGVFQNKVLLNLLMEEDIKKKFLYHKNVPPNDGGISLGQVIHNQFL
- a CDS encoding GatB/YqeY domain-containing protein, whose translation is MAELFKKLQEEMKAAMKSGDKDRLSTIRMLISEIKKVQIDSKKELSDEEIVSILQKYVKQRKEAYQQYLQAGREDLANKELKEIEVVQEFLPQPLSEEEISKIVEETIKEVGVTSVKDMGKVIKAVMEKVKGRAEGAVVSKIVKEKLS
- a CDS encoding branched-chain amino acid transaminase — encoded protein: MAIVYFENKFVEEEEAKISIKTNSFHYGTAVFEGIRAYYNKENDTMYGLFFKEHYERLFKNMRILNMEIEESIDQLVEITKELVKRNNHKEDVYIRPIVYFSDLAIGPKLIGYTAKIAIYTLPLGDYIDTNKGIKAKVSSWVRLNDNMIPPRLKVTGAYVNSALAKTEALLSGAEEAIVLNKDGFVSEGSAENIFIARDGKLITPPVSDDILEGITRKAVMDIATDLGIPVIERSISRTELYVADEVFFCGTGAQISPVIEIDGRKIGNGTVGDITKKIKDIYFDAVRGKVEKYKNWVVEIK
- a CDS encoding DUF2103 domain-containing protein, giving the protein MKYRKKGIKREHSIIEDFEKDLQTLVEEGLIKSAIPGRIYTSPKAQSGKKIITYQYDTETGAKLLMKKGSTVQEVFVITERRQELKEYLKINYII